One region of Alcanivorax sediminis genomic DNA includes:
- the aroE gene encoding shikimate dehydrogenase, with protein sequence MSALYCVFGNPVAHSRSPDIHHAFAKQKDDDVRYEKREAPLDGFASALQGFRDDGGLGANVTVPFKEQAFELCAAVTERANLAGAVNTLWWEGDQLNGDNTDGAGMVKDIRDNLGWQIQGKRVLMLGAGGAVRGVMGPLLAEKPTLVRVANRTAEKAQVLARRFMDGTNPPVLGSGLEGLAGQFDVVINAISAGLHGEMPALPDGLLAEGAVVYDMVYGKEPTPFMRWAEQQGAAAISDGLGMLVEQAAEAFEIWRGWRPDTAPVMAMLR encoded by the coding sequence ATGAGCGCCTTGTATTGTGTGTTTGGCAATCCGGTGGCCCATTCGCGTTCGCCGGATATTCATCACGCCTTTGCGAAACAGAAAGACGATGATGTTCGCTACGAAAAACGCGAAGCGCCGCTGGATGGTTTTGCCTCTGCCCTGCAGGGGTTTCGTGATGACGGAGGCCTGGGTGCCAACGTGACCGTGCCCTTCAAGGAACAGGCGTTCGAGCTCTGCGCTGCGGTCACTGAGCGGGCCAACCTGGCCGGGGCAGTGAATACCCTGTGGTGGGAAGGTGACCAGCTAAACGGTGATAACACCGATGGTGCAGGCATGGTGAAAGACATCCGCGATAACCTGGGTTGGCAGATTCAGGGTAAACGAGTGCTGATGCTGGGCGCAGGCGGTGCCGTGCGTGGCGTCATGGGGCCGCTGCTGGCGGAAAAGCCGACCCTGGTGCGCGTTGCCAATCGCACAGCCGAAAAGGCGCAGGTGCTGGCGCGCCGTTTTATGGATGGCACCAATCCACCGGTGCTGGGTAGCGGGCTTGAGGGCCTGGCCGGGCAGTTCGATGTGGTGATCAATGCGATTTCCGCTGGTTTGCACGGCGAGATGCCGGCGTTGCCGGACGGCCTGCTGGCGGAAGGCGCGGTGGTTTATGACATGGTGTATGGCAAAGAACCAACCCCATTTATGCGCTGGGCTGAGCAGCAGGGTGCAGCGGCGATCTCCGATGGCCTGGGCATGCTGGTGGAGCAGGCCGCCGAAGCATTTGAGATCTGGCGCGGTTGGCGACCCGACACGGCGCCGGTCATGGCCATGTTGAGATAA
- a CDS encoding ion channel, whose translation MENDTVLYEVIYASLVSLGMVLVTVTLHYWTLFGLSELLKRWKQRFRGEILIVVIAMFAAHMVEITLYGWVYLMLDNSDTAMNIGGAVDGSFLDHLYFSAACYTSLGLGDLFPMGTLRLIAGVEALNGLILITWSASFAFLVMQRRWRF comes from the coding sequence ATGGAAAACGACACGGTCTTGTATGAGGTCATCTATGCCTCGTTGGTGAGCCTGGGCATGGTGCTGGTCACTGTGACGCTTCACTACTGGACCCTGTTCGGCCTGTCAGAATTGCTCAAGCGCTGGAAGCAACGTTTTCGTGGCGAGATCCTGATTGTGGTGATCGCCATGTTTGCTGCCCATATGGTCGAAATTACCCTGTATGGCTGGGTGTACCTGATGCTCGACAATAGCGATACCGCCATGAATATCGGCGGCGCTGTCGATGGCAGCTTCCTGGACCACCTTTACTTTTCTGCGGCCTGTTATACCTCATTGGGGCTGGGCGACCTGTTTCCCATGGGCACCCTGCGATTGATTGCCGGGGTAGAAGCACTCAACGGATTGATTTTGATTACCTGGTCCGCGTCGTTTGCATTTCTGGTGATGCAGCGACGCTGGCGGTTTTAG
- a CDS encoding lipid A deacylase LpxR family protein, whose product MLKFFRVFFAALLLACVPGFSLASTLGFAWDNDLFVGEDGRYTNGVRFSWVGNAHEQCAGEQDRGLTCGLARVINPLPGIRLEGQKHALAVGLEQTMVTPSDITRSAPDYSDVPYVGYSNIELGMFSWNAQHLLGYGIRIGTTGPDSGAEQSQKVIHKITGSEEPKGWDNQLGPDVIGGVIAVFANRLFRHDHANGLQTDMGYSAMLDANNFLGTAGISSFVRFGKNLPENFTPDYAGVGTSSSQVGLFEQRGLGWEFFLGATAQYIGYFYLEEKTDLYDLESRDGTLGLVVGSGLHLDNFSFTLTLQGSQSPLRNNDDILSFGNMSFMWKI is encoded by the coding sequence ATGCTGAAGTTCTTTCGTGTTTTTTTCGCAGCGCTGCTGCTTGCTTGCGTACCCGGTTTTTCCCTTGCCTCCACTCTCGGCTTTGCCTGGGATAACGACCTGTTTGTCGGAGAGGACGGGCGCTACACCAATGGTGTGCGGTTCAGTTGGGTGGGCAATGCCCATGAGCAGTGCGCGGGTGAACAGGATCGCGGTCTCACTTGCGGGTTGGCTCGGGTGATCAATCCATTACCGGGTATCCGACTTGAAGGGCAGAAGCATGCCCTGGCCGTTGGTCTGGAACAGACCATGGTGACGCCGTCCGATATTACCCGTAGTGCGCCAGACTACAGCGATGTTCCGTACGTGGGTTACAGCAATATCGAGCTGGGTATGTTCAGCTGGAATGCGCAGCACCTGCTGGGTTATGGCATTCGCATCGGTACCACCGGCCCTGACTCCGGTGCTGAGCAAAGCCAGAAAGTCATTCACAAGATCACCGGATCAGAAGAGCCCAAAGGTTGGGATAACCAGTTGGGGCCGGATGTGATTGGTGGGGTGATTGCCGTGTTTGCCAATCGATTGTTTCGCCATGATCATGCGAACGGCTTGCAGACCGACATGGGCTACAGTGCCATGCTGGATGCCAACAACTTTCTCGGTACCGCCGGCATCAGCAGCTTTGTGCGCTTCGGTAAAAATCTGCCGGAAAACTTCACGCCTGATTACGCTGGTGTCGGTACCTCAAGCTCCCAGGTTGGCTTGTTCGAGCAGAGAGGGTTGGGCTGGGAGTTCTTTCTGGGTGCCACAGCGCAATACATCGGTTATTTCTATCTGGAAGAAAAAACGGACCTTTACGATCTTGAAAGCCGAGATGGTACGCTGGGACTCGTCGTGGGCAGTGGCCTGCATCTGGACAATTTTTCGTTCACGTTGACGCTGCAAGGTTCGCAGTCGCCACTGCGTAACAACGACGATATTCTCAGCTTTGGCAATATGTCGTTCATGTGGAAAATATGA
- a CDS encoding gamma carbonic anhydrase family protein has protein sequence MGIRRFEDKAPQLGERVFVDRDATVLGEVTLGDDCSVWPKAVIRGDMHHIRIGARVSIQDNAVLHITHDSRFNPGGYGLEIGDDVTIAHQAMLHGCTLGSRVMVGMQAIIMDGAVVEDDVIVAAGSLVGPGKRLESGYLYRGQPAKQARPLTDEEKAFLTYVAGNYVRLKDRYMADGEHT, from the coding sequence ATGGGGATTCGCCGCTTTGAAGACAAGGCCCCGCAGTTGGGCGAGAGAGTATTTGTGGACCGGGACGCCACCGTGCTGGGGGAGGTGACCCTGGGGGACGACTGCTCCGTGTGGCCCAAGGCCGTCATCCGCGGCGACATGCATCATATCCGTATTGGCGCCCGGGTCAGCATTCAGGACAACGCGGTGCTGCACATTACCCATGACTCCCGTTTTAACCCCGGTGGCTATGGTCTTGAGATCGGCGACGACGTGACCATCGCCCACCAGGCCATGCTTCATGGCTGCACACTGGGCAGCCGGGTGATGGTCGGCATGCAAGCCATCATCATGGATGGTGCCGTGGTAGAAGACGACGTGATTGTCGCCGCCGGGTCGCTGGTGGGTCCCGGAAAACGTCTGGAAAGTGGTTATCTTTACCGCGGTCAACCGGCCAAGCAGGCTCGTCCACTGACAGATGAAGAAAAAGCATTCCTGACCTACGTGGCCGGAAATTATGTGCGGTTGAAAGATCGCTATATGGCGGATGGGGAGCATACCTAG
- the prlC gene encoding oligopeptidase A encodes MSNNNPLIDYPDLPPFSAIKPEHVLPAVEQLVADGRARIQAVLAAGNFDYVHLVQALDEEDDRLGKAFGPAGHLNAVAQDEALRNAYNSCLPLLSEYGTEVGQNAALCAAYQSLRDSSEWDSLSEAQQKDIENTLRDFRLSGVDLPDDKKAEYMANSKRLSELTSKFSDNVLDATQAWTKQVTDEAELDGLPESAKAGASDRAAADGKDGWVLTLDAPVFIAVMSHCKNAALRKEMYIAWTTKASDQGPNAGEFDNAALMDEILALRHKQAGLLGFANYGEKSLATKMARDVQEVTVFLEDLAKRAKPQAEQELAELKAFAAEQGAEDLQPWDIGFWSERLREERYSISEEELRPWFPADTVINGMFGIVGKLFGIKFEQREDVDTWHDDVRFYELVDDDGSVRAAFYLDMYARTGKRGGAWMDDARIRRRRPDGSLQTPVAYLTCNFAPPAGGKPGLLTHDEVVTLFHEFGHGLHHMLTEQDVSGISGINGVAWDAVELPSQFLENWCWTEEGIALISSHYETGEPLPKDKLEKMLAAKNFQSAMQMVRQIEFSLFDMRIHAEYQDGLSIQEVLDEVREQVSVIQPPAFNRFPNSFGHIFAGGYAAGYYSYKWAEVLSSDAFSRFEEEGEFNESTGREFRSAILAMGGSREPMDLFKAFRGREPSVEPLLRHSGING; translated from the coding sequence ATGAGCAACAACAATCCGCTGATTGATTACCCCGATCTTCCCCCGTTCTCCGCCATCAAGCCCGAGCATGTATTGCCGGCGGTGGAGCAACTGGTGGCCGATGGCCGTGCGCGCATCCAGGCGGTATTGGCGGCAGGCAATTTCGATTATGTCCATCTGGTGCAGGCACTGGATGAGGAAGATGATCGTCTCGGCAAGGCTTTTGGTCCGGCCGGACACCTGAATGCAGTCGCCCAGGATGAAGCCCTGCGTAATGCCTATAACAGCTGTCTGCCGTTACTGAGCGAATACGGTACCGAGGTGGGTCAGAATGCAGCGCTGTGCGCCGCCTACCAGTCCCTACGCGACAGTAGCGAGTGGGATTCCCTGAGCGAAGCTCAGCAGAAAGACATTGAGAATACCCTGCGTGATTTCCGTCTCTCCGGTGTCGACTTGCCGGACGACAAGAAAGCCGAGTACATGGCCAACTCCAAGCGTTTGTCCGAACTCACCAGCAAGTTCTCTGACAACGTGCTGGACGCCACCCAGGCCTGGACCAAACAGGTGACCGATGAGGCCGAGTTGGATGGGCTGCCGGAGAGTGCCAAGGCTGGCGCCTCGGATCGTGCTGCCGCCGATGGCAAGGATGGCTGGGTGCTGACTCTGGATGCGCCGGTGTTCATCGCCGTCATGAGCCACTGCAAGAATGCGGCACTGCGCAAGGAAATGTACATCGCCTGGACCACCAAGGCCTCCGACCAGGGGCCCAATGCCGGTGAGTTTGATAATGCGGCGCTGATGGATGAAATCCTTGCCTTGCGTCACAAGCAGGCGGGCCTGCTGGGTTTCGCCAACTATGGAGAGAAGTCCCTGGCGACCAAGATGGCGCGGGATGTGCAGGAAGTCACGGTGTTTCTGGAGGATCTGGCCAAACGGGCCAAGCCCCAGGCAGAGCAGGAGCTGGCGGAGCTGAAAGCGTTCGCTGCCGAGCAGGGTGCCGAGGATCTGCAGCCCTGGGATATCGGTTTCTGGAGCGAGCGCCTGCGTGAGGAGCGCTACAGTATCTCCGAAGAAGAGCTGCGCCCGTGGTTCCCGGCGGACACCGTGATCAATGGCATGTTTGGCATTGTCGGCAAGCTGTTCGGGATCAAATTCGAACAACGCGAAGACGTGGATACCTGGCACGACGATGTGCGCTTCTACGAGTTGGTGGATGACGACGGCTCTGTCCGGGCCGCCTTCTATCTGGACATGTATGCCCGTACCGGCAAGCGAGGTGGTGCCTGGATGGATGACGCGCGCATTCGTCGCCGTCGTCCGGATGGCAGTCTGCAGACGCCGGTGGCTTACCTGACCTGTAACTTTGCGCCGCCCGCGGGAGGCAAGCCGGGCCTGCTGACCCATGATGAAGTGGTGACGTTGTTCCACGAGTTTGGTCATGGCCTGCATCACATGCTCACCGAGCAGGATGTGTCCGGTATTTCCGGCATTAACGGCGTGGCCTGGGATGCGGTAGAGCTGCCCAGTCAGTTCCTGGAAAACTGGTGCTGGACCGAGGAAGGCATTGCCCTGATTTCCAGTCACTATGAAACCGGTGAGCCGCTGCCGAAAGACAAGCTGGAAAAAATGCTGGCAGCGAAGAACTTCCAGAGTGCCATGCAGATGGTTCGGCAGATTGAGTTCTCCCTGTTCGATATGCGTATCCACGCCGAGTATCAGGATGGTTTGAGCATTCAGGAGGTGCTGGATGAAGTGCGCGAACAGGTGTCAGTGATTCAGCCTCCAGCGTTCAACCGTTTCCCCAACAGCTTCGGGCATATCTTTGCGGGTGGTTATGCGGCGGGGTACTACAGCTACAAGTGGGCGGAAGTGTTGTCCTCCGATGCGTTCTCCCGGTTTGAGGAAGAGGGCGAGTTCAACGAGTCCACCGGCCGTGAATTCCGCAGCGCCATCCTGGCCATGGGCGGCAGCCGCGAGCCCATGGATCTGTTCAAGGCCTTCCGTGGTCGTGAACCCAGTGTGGAACCCTTGCTGCGTCATTCGGGAATTAATGGATAG
- a CDS encoding YheV family putative metal-binding protein, whose translation MKRQFIAGATCPECGQMDKIQRIIDGDRQWMECVGCGAKKDLDEKPAEAIDALAQPVSLQPPKK comes from the coding sequence ATGAAACGACAATTTATTGCTGGCGCCACTTGCCCTGAGTGCGGGCAGATGGACAAGATCCAGCGCATCATCGACGGCGATCGCCAGTGGATGGAGTGTGTGGGTTGTGGTGCCAAAAAAGATCTTGATGAGAAACCCGCCGAGGCCATCGATGCCCTGGCGCAGCCGGTGAGTTTGCAGCCGCCGAAGAAATAG
- a CDS encoding ferredoxin--NADP reductase yields the protein MSNLNTETVTSVRHWNDTLFSFTTSRDSGFRFKNGHFTMIGLEQDNGRPLLRAYSIASANYEEELEFFSIKVPDGPLTSQLQKIKPGDKIYVSRKPTGTLVADHLLPGKNLWLLSTGTGLAPFMSIIKDPEVYDQYDRVILTHGVRHVSELAYQDIIENELPNNEFFGEFVKGKLLYYPTVTREPFRNQGRLTDLMTSGKIFDDLGLPKPSLENDRFMLCGSPAMLKDTTDILDSWGFKETRAGVLGEYVIERAFVEK from the coding sequence ATGTCTAATTTGAATACTGAAACCGTCACTAGCGTTCGCCACTGGAACGACACCCTGTTCAGCTTCACGACTAGCCGGGACTCGGGTTTCCGTTTCAAGAATGGCCACTTCACCATGATTGGACTGGAGCAGGACAATGGTCGCCCATTGCTGCGCGCCTATTCCATTGCCAGTGCCAACTATGAAGAAGAGCTGGAGTTCTTCAGCATCAAGGTGCCTGATGGTCCGCTGACCTCCCAGCTGCAGAAGATCAAGCCCGGCGACAAGATCTATGTGAGCCGCAAGCCCACCGGCACCCTGGTGGCCGATCATCTGCTGCCAGGCAAGAACCTGTGGCTGCTCTCCACCGGCACCGGTCTCGCGCCGTTCATGAGCATCATCAAGGATCCGGAAGTCTACGATCAGTACGACCGTGTAATCCTGACCCACGGCGTACGCCATGTGTCCGAGTTGGCTTATCAGGACATCATCGAAAACGAACTGCCGAACAATGAATTCTTCGGTGAGTTTGTGAAAGGCAAGCTGCTGTACTACCCGACGGTGACCCGTGAGCCGTTCCGTAACCAGGGCCGCCTCACCGACCTGATGACCAGCGGCAAGATCTTCGACGATCTGGGCCTGCCCAAGCCGAGCCTGGAAAATGACCGCTTCATGCTCTGCGGCAGCCCGGCCATGCTCAAGGACACCACCGACATCCTCGACAGCTGGGGCTTCAAGGAAACCCGCGCCGGTGTGCTGGGTGAGTATGTGATCGAGCGGGCGTTTGTGGAAAAGTAG
- a CDS encoding LysR family transcriptional regulator, which produces MKFTLRQLQVFLATAHHENISKAAESLSMSQSAASGALKELETLYDVKFFERAGKRLKLNELGRQFWPRAEALLAQARELESDLQDRRDLGRLNVGATLTIGNYLAVGIMAEYMAQQPGARVHLEVANTRSIVERVLAFDLDLGLIEGELNHPDLEVLPWREDELVVFCSPEHPLASKGTLTDDDLREAHWIVRESGSGTRQTFERALHGLVPELDLALELEHTEAIKRAVEAGLGISCLSRVCLREAFRRGSLVELSVPHRDMSRDFYFVLHRQKYRSPGIERWLELCRESAL; this is translated from the coding sequence ATGAAATTCACCCTGCGCCAGCTCCAGGTATTCCTGGCCACGGCTCACCACGAGAACATCAGCAAGGCAGCAGAAAGCCTGAGCATGAGCCAGTCCGCCGCTTCGGGGGCGCTCAAGGAGTTGGAAACGCTCTATGACGTGAAGTTTTTCGAGCGGGCCGGCAAGCGACTCAAGCTCAACGAGCTGGGGCGACAATTCTGGCCGCGGGCGGAAGCGTTGCTGGCCCAGGCCCGGGAGCTGGAGTCGGATCTGCAGGACCGTCGGGATCTGGGGCGACTGAATGTGGGCGCGACCCTGACCATCGGCAACTATCTGGCGGTGGGGATCATGGCAGAGTACATGGCCCAGCAGCCCGGTGCCCGGGTGCACCTGGAAGTGGCCAACACGCGCAGCATTGTCGAGCGGGTGCTGGCGTTTGATCTGGATCTGGGGCTGATCGAAGGGGAGCTGAACCATCCGGATCTGGAGGTGCTGCCCTGGCGGGAGGATGAATTGGTGGTGTTCTGCAGCCCGGAACATCCACTGGCCAGCAAGGGGACGCTGACGGATGATGACCTGCGCGAGGCGCACTGGATTGTGCGTGAGTCCGGCTCAGGCACACGTCAGACCTTTGAGCGGGCGCTGCATGGACTGGTACCGGAACTGGATCTGGCGCTGGAGCTGGAGCATACCGAGGCCATCAAGCGCGCAGTGGAAGCGGGGCTGGGGATCAGTTGTCTGTCACGGGTATGTTTGCGTGAGGCCTTCCGGCGGGGTTCATTGGTGGAGCTGTCAGTGCCACACAGGGATATGAGTCGGGACTTTTATTTTGTGCTGCATCGACAGAAGTATCGCAGCCCGGGGATTGAGAGGTGGTTGGAGTTATGTCGCGAATCCGCACTGTGA
- a CDS encoding M23 family metallopeptidase, with protein sequence MSRIRTVMRWLLLVGAVILAVGLVLPEARGIPVQGAGQGDWHPDTFWYYPWGRSGVHKGVDIFAKKGTPVVASSGGLVLFRGELARGGKVVLSLGPKWRLHYYAHLNEVADSGLWLWAGDVVGTVGDSGNAAGKPPHLHYSLVSLLPLPWKVDGKPQGWKKMFYLDPTRHFRESNEQ encoded by the coding sequence ATGTCGCGAATCCGCACTGTGATGCGCTGGTTGCTGTTGGTCGGGGCGGTGATCCTGGCGGTGGGGCTGGTGTTGCCGGAAGCAAGGGGCATACCGGTACAGGGCGCCGGTCAGGGTGACTGGCATCCGGACACGTTCTGGTATTACCCATGGGGCCGTTCGGGCGTGCACAAGGGCGTGGATATTTTCGCAAAAAAGGGAACGCCGGTGGTGGCCAGCAGTGGCGGGCTGGTGCTGTTCAGGGGTGAGCTGGCGCGCGGTGGCAAGGTGGTGCTGTCACTGGGGCCGAAATGGCGGCTGCATTATTATGCCCACCTCAACGAGGTGGCGGACAGTGGTCTCTGGCTGTGGGCGGGGGACGTGGTGGGTACCGTGGGTGATAGCGGCAACGCGGCAGGCAAGCCGCCGCACCTGCATTATTCGTTGGTCAGCCTTTTGCCGTTGCCGTGGAAGGTAGACGGTAAACCCCAGGGCTGGAAGAAGATGTTTTATCTGGATCCCACGCGGCACTTTCGTGAATCGAATGAACAGTAA
- the cobS gene encoding adenosylcobinamide-GDP ribazoletransferase, with product MNLQREWQAFWLALGFLTRIPMLVKVDYSPQLMNQCSVYFPLVGLLLGGLYAGFYSVLELWWPPLVCVLLVLAFHLWVTGAFHEDGMADSADGLGGGYTVARRLEIMKDSRIGTYGAAALIMVLLLKVALLTELPSVWLGLLLAPAVSRLTPLCLMRWLPYVTDPDGSKSKPVAEGFSRDRLLAAVTGIVILALVFQVVIAALVAVVLVFLVWGAMLKKSLGGYTGDALGASVVLSELLFLLLLAV from the coding sequence GTGAACCTGCAACGAGAATGGCAGGCCTTCTGGCTGGCGCTGGGATTTTTGACCCGCATTCCCATGCTGGTGAAGGTGGATTACTCCCCGCAATTGATGAACCAGTGCAGCGTTTATTTTCCCCTGGTGGGTTTGCTGCTGGGTGGCCTCTACGCGGGTTTTTACAGTGTACTGGAGCTGTGGTGGCCGCCGTTGGTTTGCGTTCTGCTGGTGCTGGCTTTTCACCTGTGGGTCACTGGCGCCTTCCATGAAGATGGCATGGCCGACAGTGCTGATGGTCTCGGGGGCGGGTATACCGTTGCTCGTCGACTGGAGATCATGAAGGACAGCCGCATTGGTACCTATGGGGCGGCGGCACTGATCATGGTGCTGCTATTGAAGGTGGCGTTGCTCACCGAGCTCCCGTCGGTGTGGCTGGGCTTGCTACTGGCGCCGGCAGTGAGCCGGCTGACGCCCCTGTGTCTGATGCGTTGGTTGCCCTACGTCACGGATCCGGATGGCAGCAAGAGCAAGCCGGTGGCAGAAGGATTCAGTCGCGATCGCCTGCTGGCAGCCGTGACAGGTATTGTGATTCTTGCGTTGGTTTTTCAGGTCGTCATTGCGGCACTGGTAGCAGTGGTGCTGGTATTCCTGGTCTGGGGCGCTATGTTGAAGAAAAGTCTCGGGGGTTACACCGGTGACGCCCTCGGAGCCAGTGTGGTGTTGTCGGAGCTGTTGTTTCTATTGCTGCTGGCAGTGTGA
- a CDS encoding DUF3298 and DUF4163 domain-containing protein: MRMTMALLLGIFLLAGCDNAEQPDNNAENNTAQAPVAESTHKPIRIRIELKKSAPQCEGKGCPHVHIAWLNFEDQPVLNKAIESRLASMLVRMEGDAIHDGSIEGLADAFLADASDMAMASEQGWELSATVKHQRCEHGLLTLSMESYEYTGGAHGQPNVGYFHWDLARQQWLQLEDLLIPGQEAAFWAAAREAHGNWLDEQKLDEAFRDSWPFDKTDDVFFTNEGLVLQYNVYHIAPYAMGQPQLTLPYERLTGILRDKYQPGQANN, translated from the coding sequence ATGCGCATGACAATGGCGCTGCTGCTGGGGATCTTTCTGCTGGCTGGCTGCGACAACGCTGAACAACCGGATAACAACGCCGAGAACAATACTGCTCAGGCACCGGTCGCCGAATCAACGCACAAACCCATCCGCATCCGCATCGAACTGAAAAAAAGCGCCCCGCAATGCGAAGGCAAGGGCTGCCCACACGTTCATATCGCCTGGCTCAACTTTGAAGATCAGCCCGTACTCAACAAGGCCATCGAATCCCGGCTCGCCTCAATGCTGGTGAGAATGGAAGGCGATGCCATCCACGACGGCAGCATTGAGGGTCTGGCTGATGCCTTTCTCGCGGATGCCAGTGACATGGCGATGGCGTCTGAACAGGGCTGGGAGTTGAGTGCCACGGTCAAACATCAACGCTGCGAACATGGTTTGCTGACCCTGAGCATGGAAAGTTATGAATATACCGGCGGTGCCCATGGCCAACCCAATGTGGGCTATTTTCACTGGGACCTGGCACGTCAGCAGTGGTTACAACTTGAAGACCTCCTGATACCGGGTCAGGAAGCAGCATTCTGGGCAGCAGCACGCGAGGCTCATGGGAACTGGCTGGATGAACAGAAACTGGATGAAGCCTTTCGTGACAGCTGGCCGTTCGACAAGACCGATGATGTGTTCTTCACCAATGAAGGGCTGGTGCTGCAGTACAACGTCTACCACATCGCGCCGTACGCCATGGGTCAGCCACAACTGACACTGCCTTATGAAAGGCTAACCGGAATTTTGCGCGACAAGTATCAGCCTGGGCAGGCAAATAATTAA
- a CDS encoding YtoQ family protein, producing the protein MSFWTVYLSGEIHTDWRERIIQGCAELELDIEFTSPVTDHEASDKVGVNILGAEDKRFWEDRLGAGINGIRTRKLIDEADLVVVRFGPQYKQWNAAFDAGYTAALGTPMIILHDEEHDHPLKEVDAAADAVARTPEQVVAMLTYILKA; encoded by the coding sequence ATGAGTTTTTGGACTGTGTATCTGTCCGGTGAGATTCACACCGATTGGCGCGAACGGATCATTCAAGGCTGTGCCGAACTGGAGCTGGATATCGAATTCACCAGCCCGGTGACGGATCACGAAGCCAGTGACAAGGTGGGCGTGAATATTCTCGGCGCAGAAGACAAACGCTTCTGGGAAGATCGGCTGGGTGCAGGCATTAACGGTATTCGTACCCGCAAGCTGATTGATGAAGCTGATCTGGTCGTTGTCCGCTTCGGGCCGCAGTACAAGCAGTGGAATGCGGCCTTTGATGCAGGCTACACCGCAGCACTCGGCACACCGATGATCATCCTGCACGATGAGGAACATGATCATCCTCTCAAGGAAGTGGACGCTGCGGCGGATGCGGTTGCCCGCACCCCCGAACAGGTGGTGGCCATGCTGACATATATCCTCAAGGCATAA
- a CDS encoding SpoIIAA family protein — translation MLTLIPFDDTRVVGVRISGKITRPEFDLMVERLESVLTEYAKVRVYVELESFGGVAMDTLLEDLKFGLRHWHDVERKVVVSDADWVRRLGNLASRLFSNIQVQVFERDQEDLARAWICEP, via the coding sequence ATGCTGACCCTGATTCCGTTTGATGACACCCGCGTGGTGGGGGTACGGATTTCCGGCAAGATCACCCGGCCCGAGTTTGACCTCATGGTGGAGAGGCTGGAGTCGGTACTCACAGAGTACGCCAAGGTCCGAGTCTACGTGGAGCTGGAAAGTTTCGGTGGCGTGGCCATGGACACCTTGCTGGAAGATCTCAAGTTTGGTCTTCGCCACTGGCATGATGTGGAGCGAAAGGTGGTCGTGTCCGATGCCGATTGGGTGCGCCGTCTTGGCAATCTGGCCTCCCGGCTGTTCAGCAACATTCAGGTGCAAGTGTTCGAGCGGGATCAGGAGGATCTGGCCAGGGCATGGATTTGCGAGCCCTGA
- a CDS encoding SRPBCC family protein, with translation MAVIFVEQQFTQSADTVWQRIRDFSDLSWLPGVTGCSVEGEGVGAVRTVSTADGGQVVEALTSLNDQSLSFGYRILKAPGVREETHYQAYVEVKPADSGCTVTWQASFNGGNAPQDKIEKARLGAEQMYRICLANLARLLD, from the coding sequence ATGGCCGTTATTTTTGTGGAGCAGCAATTCACCCAGAGCGCCGATACCGTTTGGCAGCGGATTCGTGATTTTTCTGATCTCAGCTGGCTACCCGGCGTCACCGGCTGCAGTGTCGAGGGTGAAGGGGTCGGTGCAGTGCGTACGGTATCCACTGCTGATGGCGGCCAGGTTGTTGAGGCACTCACCTCACTGAATGACCAATCGCTCTCGTTCGGCTATCGCATACTCAAGGCGCCGGGCGTAAGGGAAGAGACACATTATCAGGCGTATGTAGAAGTGAAACCCGCTGACAGCGGCTGCACGGTCACGTGGCAAGCCAGTTTCAACGGCGGCAACGCCCCACAAGACAAGATTGAAAAAGCACGACTGGGCGCCGAGCAGATGTACCGGATCTGTCTGGCGAATCTGGCGAGATTGCTGGACTAG